GGCACGGTTCAGACGTCTGAGATCGAGGATGGGCCAAAGGCCGCCACCCTTTTTGGGGATGAGGAAGTAACGGCTGTAGAACCCTGACTCGCTCCGAGCTGGCGGAACTGTCTCTACAGCTCCTTTTGCCAGCAAATTCTTTACCTCGGCTGGCAGAACGTGAACGTTCTTGCTCAGCACTGAGGTAGAGACCACACCAGTGAACCGCGGGGATCCTCGAGCAAATTGATGTGAATAACTTCGTTTATAATCCCCAGAACCCAATGAGACACTCCGAGGATGGCCCACCAGGCCTTGGCCCGTGTGGCAAGGGGTTGGATTAGTTCGGGCAGCGAGACGCCGTGCGGGGACTCAACACTCATGAACTGGAAGAGGAAATTTGCtctctttttgaaaatgtttgtttttttatttttctccctATAACAGTGGCTGCGTGTGAGGGCGATTTTGGAATGGGCCCTTGATTCACAACATTTTCGGGAACAAACATACTGCCGTTGGCACCCGGAACCGAACGGGGTTCTTGAAGGCACAACAGAGGGCGTTTTGGGGGTGGTCCGGAGCTTGTGAGACTTTGCCCCCTCCTCTTCCTTTCCAGCGGATCAGGACGATGCCAGGGGTGCAGGGTCCAAGGTCAGCTTAGGCCGGGGTCCTTGATGCTTTGGAAATGGATAGCGCCTGGCTGAGCAGGAGTGCTGTCGAGGCTCAGGCTTTTGAGCAGGCTGAGCAGGCTGAGCGGGCGACGGCGCAGTTTTAGCTGCTGCACTGGAGCAGGCTTGAGGCAACTGGAGGCCACTGCAGAGCTGGAGCAGGAAGTGTCGCATGGCCTGGGACGACTTCTGAACCACGGTAAATTGCTCTGTAAAGCCCTCGACGGCAGGTCCGAACAGCCCTGAAGGGGAGACCGAGGAGTCGAGGAAGGGGACCTTGTCAGCCTCCTTAATCTCGGTGAGGTTTAGCGATAAGTGGTTCTCCAGCATCACTAGATTGGCCATTGACCTCCTTATGGCTTGTGCAGTGGCCTTGTTAGCCCTTAAAGCCAGGTCTGTAGCGCAGCGCAGCTCCCTGAAAGCCACGGCATCAGGTCCTGACTTATCCATGGTCTGGAGGAGTTTGGCCTGAAAGACCTGGAGCACAGACGTGGAGTGAAGCGCTGAGGCGGCCTGCCCCATGGAGGAATAAGCTCGTCCAGCAAGGGCAGAAGTCGTCCTGCAAGACTTGGAAGGGTGAGCGACCTTCGCTTTACATCCAGAGGCAgatctagaaaataatttttagggtggcaaaggggtggcatggggtctgtgaggggtggcaacaccaaagcaagcATGCATAGTTTTTGGGGATTTATTGTCTGACGGGCACAGTTGTGTTCACAAATATTCcattaccattaagtaatcatctatagtgtttaaaatgaaaaataaataacaacatttcaatatccatcatggcaccaagtcaatacacaatataaaaaacttcaagaggttataaatgtttctgagcttgtatcattaaagaagacattctgttattaccagagatgagaatgtctgtaatcacccagaacactatcaatagtctaggaacaccccagcaactgcatagcaaaagcctagcaaccatccagaattTCCTAGCAAACAACTAGCAACACTTTAGGGTCACATTCAGATTACACATTGCCATGAACAGCGCACCTTTGCCTACAGAGGCCCGCATGTGATTGTATACATTTGGgctatttttgctattttacaTGTAGGCCACTTCAGGCTTGTTGACAAACTGTGAGTCTCATTAACTACTTTCTTAAGATTTTCATGAATTTGACCCCTGTTTAGAGGACAGTTGTGGTCATCAGTTCATCTGCAGTTCCAGTATTTTGACTGTAATGTTGTACCACACCCATGTTAtgaatgttatgaaactgctcTGATTTTGCAACACAAACTATTATCAATTAAGAGATAGttataacacaaataaaaatgtaggcctactgagtaaaacataaataatggtgtatttacattttgtagAACTTTACAGATCATTAAAACTTCACAAAAATCACATTAGACATATGATCTatacttaaaggaatattttGGGTTCAGCTGATTCTGACATCCAGAGCTACGTGCACACATGCATATCTTATATCTTGTATGTTGTGGTTTCACATAAAAGTTGATGCACATGACAAGAAGTGTCACTGACACCGcaagctgagaaaaaaaaaggcttgCAGGCAGCTCAGTGTCTCAACCCATccttataattatatatagtgTTTTGCCAGCAAGAGCTCATTGACTGTCTTCATGATGACCATCATCTCTCTGCTCCTGCTGGCCTCTCTGCTGCCACACCTGACATTCACTGGTGAGACTGATTATATAACAGCATATTAGCTATATTAACTGGTATGTACTGAATAAGCTGACTAATATCTCTCTCAGCTCGTGTGAATGTGGGTATAGTGAACGGCACAAAAGCAAAACCCCACTCCAGACCTTACATGGTTTCTCTTCAGATTTTTGGGCAACACATCTGTGGTGGATTCCTCATCTCTGATGAGTTTGTTATGACTGCTGCACATTGCTGGAAAGGGTAAGAGTTTTGTATAATCTACAGAGGCTTTTGTTTTGTATAATCAATGTTGAGTTAAAACTGACAAAAGGACTGCAGTGCAACAAGACAATGTATTGGATTACATAAATGCACACTTCTCTACAGATATCCAAATATTCTGACGGTTGTGGTTGGTGCTCATGACTTAAGGAACAGTAAGAATTCATACCGCATTGAAGTGAAGTCCTACATCCCACATCCACACTTTACATCCTGTTCACTTCAGAATGATATCATGCTTTTGAGGGTAAAAACCTGTAAAACATTTAGTTGTTCAAAATAATATCTGATCAGGAAACAGTGGCATAAACCTGACATAACTATGTTTGAATTTCTATTCAAATATCTTTTTTATAAAgcaattgtaaataataataaaaaataaacattggcCTTCAGGGCTTCTGTAATAATCTCAAAAACAGCAGTATAATCAACTGCAGTTCAGTCTTATAAAAGATTATTAAATCTCTTAATAATGGTTGTGTTGTTGAATTACAGCTACAGGAAAAGATCAAACTAGACAACAATGTTACATGGATATCATTACCAAAGGAAGGAGATGTTGATGGAGATATTCTCTGTAGTGTTGCGGGCTGGGGACAATGGAAGACTAAGGGCCCATTGAGTAGGTATCTTATGGAAGCAAACACGACTACAATAAACCATGTAGAATGTCAACATAAATGGGGATCCAAGTACTTGGCCTCGCAGATGATCTGTGCACATGGTGATGGAGGATCCTGCATAGTAtgtacaaaaacatttacagaCTATATGGTAACGTATGAACTGGTTTCATTAGTGATGTGCTGATCTTTGTTTCTTATCAGGGAGATTCAGGAGGTCCTTTGGTTTGTGGAGACACTGCAGTTGGTGTCACATCTTTTGCGTACCGTAAAAGCTGCAATTCAGCTGAGCATCCTAATGTCTACACTAAGATTTCAGCATATCTTCCATGGATTCACCaaattattagaaatattaagtgaattaatgaaaaaatgaaggaagatttttttttctctcttgaaTTCTTCTGTAAATCTTTCAATAAAAGAGTCACATGGCAATCAATCAGTAGAAGTGTCCTCATTGTCACAatcatatataaaaatgtccaaaaagtCCAAAGTCATTCCACATTAGTTCACTTGGTTGCCATCTTGATGATGCTCTTTAATTTATAGTCATGCATGTATGGCTCATATCTACTTAAATGATGGGGAAAAATTCTAAAAACTGTGGGTAAATAATTGTTCAGTCtggtgaaacaaaacaaaataataaaataaaatcaggtCTAATAATCAACTGCTGTAATTTCTTAAACTCGCTACTAGAGGAAAGGAATTTGTGAAAACTTGCAAACCAAAAATAGTTTGTAGTAACTGAAACCCTGGTAAAAGAAGGACAATTACTGACTTTTGTTGCATTATTCCTAATATTATGTTGGTAAAATATGtcttgattaaaaaacaaacaaaaaaacaacaacaacaaaaacgaaaacaaacaaacaaactggtatctcagtttattttttttttaaaaaggcaatGGAGTAAATTATTTCTCACAGCACCTTTAAGTCATTGCACGTTGCTTTCAAACATAGGCTTTAAGCCATTTATACCAAAGTGAATCTGTCCAGCAACCATTATGCTTCTCCACACTGCAAGGTTTTATATCTGTCTTGTTCTGTTGTTACTGCAGagcaatttaatgtaatttatgtacAGACACATGACCTATATTGTAAAGGAATGTATttcttaaaacagaaaaaagcagaattttgtgaattatttatttttacattgtgtGGAAAATGGGCAATCCCTTctcattaatttattattttgaacaaacatacattaaatatatgtataaatcattaataatttccaaataaataaataaaataaaataaaataaaaataacagtttgtGGCACATCTGTTCTCAgagaataaatgtattataggtattataatattataatgtattatattatgaaTAACACATTAACAGTGGCTTTCATTAATATAAACCTTTCTTTTTGCATGATGCGGCATGTGAGCAAATTGGTGTTAGTACAAGTTAGTCAAATACTGGCCAgcacaagataaaaaaaataaaaataaaattctaaaagGCACAGCAATGCGTAACAGGGtggctattttattattattataattattattattacttaattttttatcattatgGAACATTGATAAACATTAACAGACAAACAGTCACAACAGCTTCATGGGTAAGAAGAATTTTAATGgatgtataaaatattttctttaaaaaagattagatggtattttcttttcatctttctTCTGTATAggatgcatattaaagtagtaacgctgctttgtttacagcggtaaccAGTTTTTGAATCAATGCTGGGTGTATGCAgaatctttgtttggatcatgattaaaatacagtggttgattctaattttaaatgggaAGAGTACAGGCAAagccttattttatttttttttatatgaagaGAAACAGAAGACCAAGCAAACTCCAGGCCCAGATGGTGATCACCTGCCAGTTTAAAAGTCTGTGCTGAAAaactggcccccatcttcacaaaGATTTACAAGAGATCTACAAGAGAAGTTCCACTCTGCTTTAAACAGTCTACTATTACAGTCTACTATTATTCCGGTCCAccccaataaaaaaaaaaacaccagacCTAATGGCTACAGACATGTTGCTCTCACGTCTGTGATCAtgaaagggttagttcacccaaaaattaaaattagcctGTGATATATTCACCCTCCAGGCATCCtagatgtatatgactttcttcttttagATGAATCCattcagagttatattaaaaattgtcctgccCCCTCCAAGCGTTACAATAAGTGGGGGTAAGCGGGTGCTTTTGCTTTTAGACGTGAAATAAAGTGCGTGCATCcgtaataaaacgtgcctcacacagctctgggtggggggtggggtgaataaaggcctcctgtagcgaatccatgcgtttttgtaagaaatgcTGTTCCAGTGGATGACATAGGACGTATGTGTCGTGCATGCGCGCGCCTCTGAGATATGCTAGTCTCttgagtttgtttacaggagcaaaggaagcaaagtttccgTACTTTAACAAAGGAAAACctgtctcctcttggcttatatcaaaatcctcctacatttttctttacattttgtgcttctaattcgtgactggaattttgttttgttctctctctgcATTCGTCACTAATCATGCAATGCTGACATCCTACATCATCCGCCGGAACGCCTTCTGCGTACGACAGTCAGTGGAAGtgggaaaaaaagtgtttattacgtttgaaatacggatatttttcttacaaaaacgcatggattctCTACAGGAGGTCACAAATGCACACATCGGATAtaggtcacttttaaaagaaatgtaagcacgtcgCCAAATCGGAAAAAAAATCGGATATAGTTTCAAAATTGGAAATGGTCATCAAAgcctgcagtgtaaatgcagccttaacaGCTGTTGGtggaaatgaattaaaaaatgaaggGTCTGTCTGCATTAATATGAAGTCCTACCACAAGCATCCAGACATTAAAGGGGACATAACACACACTGCTTCtgccaatctcatgttaatcttgagtacctatagagtaATGTTGCAGCCTTCATATCTTCAAagagtctttagttttatcgATATAGATGTAcagatttataaaaaaacagACACAGCTTTACTCTTCTCTTCAAAAACAGCCGAGGTCCTGTAGGGCTGTGGGCATAGCTAAAGAGTCACGAGCATGTCTGCAAGCTGTGACATtgacataaataaaacaggaaCAAAAACTGTATtgactttaattttatttttttaatggtttataaCATTTGTCACTGAAATgcagagaaaaaacaaacactgaaagAGTGTATTTGGAACAGAAATACTCTGTTatatatggaagcccgtttccgccactgaataaaaaattaaaaaaggttattgtgacatttaatctcacaattctatgaaaaaaagtcagaattgcgagttataaagtcagaattgtgaggaatTAACTAgaaattgtgagttataaagtcagaattgcaagatataaactcgcaattctgactttttttctcgcaattgcgagtttatatctcgcaattctgactttttttctctttgtgagaattgtgaaatataaactcgcaattgcgagttataaagtccagtTTTATGGGGGAAAAAGACTGATatattctcagaattgtgagtttatatctcgcagttctgactttattttttagaattac
The sequence above is a segment of the Onychostoma macrolepis isolate SWU-2019 chromosome 22, ASM1243209v1, whole genome shotgun sequence genome. Coding sequences within it:
- the LOC131530689 gene encoding mast cell protease 1A-like, with product MMTIISLLLLASLLPHLTFTARVNVGIVNGTKAKPHSRPYMVSLQIFGQHICGGFLISDEFVMTAAHCWKGYPNILTVVVGAHDLRNSKNSYRIEVKSYIPHPHFTSCSLQNDIMLLRLQEKIKLDNNVTWISLPKEGDVDGDILCSVAGWGQWKTKGPLSRYLMEANTTTINHVECQHKWGSKYLASQMICAHGDGGSCIGDSGGPLVCGDTAVGVTSFAYRKSCNSAEHPNVYTKISAYLPWIHQIIRNIK